aaaattaataaaattttagaATTGAACTTCATatcatttaaaatatttaGATGGTATTCGttcaaacaaaagtttttggAAATGGAACACGAATCTTTCATTCGAGAAACCAAACTTCATCTGCGCAATGCAAAATCTCGGTTCTGTTCGGCAGAAATCAACGCACAGCAGGCAAATGATGCTTGTGATTCCAATTAAAAAGGTAATTAATATATTGTTTTTGATAAATATATTATAATgctatcttttttttcagtataTAGAAGACAATGATCAACATGCATCAGGCTTCGATCTCAAGATCATCATCACTCATGTTCAACATAGACATTTACATTAAGAAAATTTGTGGATAAATCCTTTTTCGTTCGCGTTGTAATGTGTGATCTTTTTTGTAGCTGTCTCACAGCAAGTCCATACAaggaatatatttttttttgtaaacaaGTTAAATTTGCTCTGTTtcaattttattaattttgcaAAAAGTCTATAGAATATGTTTTACAAGATATGTTTAAAATATCTTGGAAAGATATGTTTAAAATATCTTGGAAAGATATGTTTAAAATATCTTGGAAAGATATGTTGTAGCCATGACATTTCGTCATTGCATAGACAGCCCATTGATATCTACAGATATCTTATTAATAGATGTTATGATATCAGATAGATGTCTGTAAGATATCATGTTCTACTAGGGACACCGCTCAGCCccacaacagaaaaaaattataacaaATCAGTTCGCGAAAAACTCCAGTAAAACAGTCCTGAACTAACAAATGGTACTCAAGGTGATAAAGAAAATATCCATATCGCCAGAAGTTATCACACGTTGTACGGTCACTCTTTGCTTACCATAGATGCCAGGTACCGTAGCTTGAATTCAAGCACGTTCTTATTAACTTGTGACGCAATGATTTTCAACTCTCGGCACAGAATGAggtcttcttctttcattaTTCGAAAGTTGTTTGAATTCATCTGCatttggaagaaaaattataaacaatcacacagaaaacagtaaaaatgtaatgaattaatttaattaaacaCATCTACCTTGCGCGTTAAAAGTTTTACTAGCTTCGAAGTTTGAACTCCATTTATTGACACTTTGTAgtaaatattaatagtttacctgtttaaggagaggtagagcggttttggcgcaaaatcatcataatcATAATCGTtaggtaatgtcagtccagacaccttttttcccctaggtattaaatgtctcgaaaaaagtgtagactctattatcggtagactcctctaccccccggctaaatAGAACAATTTCTGCAATACAAAACAGCCTTTCCAATACTCGTTATTGttattatcgggtcgggtaatcgggtagcatatggaaacaccaacttatttttatcagtatgctctAATCCAACATATGACagaaaacttttgaaaaatgtgGTAGTCGTCTGCTACCGTTGAAAAACCTAGAGAGCAAccacaaaattttttaatgcgataattttgcacaaatggattgatctaatcaagagctatccattcctgtaatttttttcaaatatagagcttatggtttaccgattataattcatttagttcacgatccgtcaaaccacaccgacaaaaatatccaatcggtttactactcggttaggtattttttaagtaaaaattttacggaagtggatagcccccatcatcgcctatccatttctgtaaaatttgttaatttagacctaatattgttacctataaagctattttaattttgtgtactgtgatagagggattacccgagacacgttaaaccgcaccgacctacctacctgaaaaatagctgatgggtcattactcgggtaggtgcttatcaagcggttttctttcgtttaaaatacccactttagaagatatggcccagccttaacttaaaatgggtgtgcaagtgaaggaaaataaataaaactatgatgtattgcaaaaaacaagtcaaatagggtatacagtaatgatatcgggttttggaaccggttccactacccgaatgcccatgagttgaaattcacaattattacagtaattttaatgaaattatatcgttgcttgattaagtaatattctaatacatgaaaacaaaattataaagttaaaaggcattgtattacggaaaggaaacagaaagaaaaataaacaataaacataaataataacaaacacaaaacaaaaaaataacggctcgggggttttgtgtttttgcctgacagggttcaggtccctgaacgagatggagttgcaactgaatgcgtaaggcaagttgcgctagtatagcgaattgagctgcctatctcttgctgcaaattgaggccagggacctgaaccctaacaggagttgtcgtcatgttttgcctgacagctttcaggcccctgaacgagatggagttgtcTTTAGATAGGGACGTGGCACGTGGGTCGTGGTACACgtttgtaaaaaattttttctatcacaatgaatacaaagtGTGAAGGTGTTTTAAGGCCAAGaggtaaaatataaaataaaaaaataaaatatataaaataaaaatatattaaataaaaatatattaaactTTGTAATAATTCCTAGATTAACATTTATTGTCATTCCAGAAATTTGAGGTTAGAGATAAGTAAATAACTACTGAATAGacattgaagaaattgtgTCATCTGCATTTTGTTGTTACAAATTTTTCATGTTGACGTTTTACGTCTGCTACTCCACACTAAtcaatatattaaaaaattttagcaAATTTCAACAAGCTACGTAATACTATtatcaatatttaaaaattttagcaAATTTCAATAAGCTACGTAATACTATtatcaatatttttgaaaaattttacagatacTGTCATTTCCTAagacaacaatttttttttatttctatcaaATTTACAATTAAGCATTTCTGAAAGGTATGGGAAAAGAGGAGGAGCTTTCCACATGTTGAgatcaattttcgttttatggttAACTGCGTAGTTCaactaaaaaatttaactcGACCAACCGAAAAAGCATTTTATGGTCAACCAAAAAGTTGAGCAGCTCAACTAcaagttgacgataaaacgcaccctAAATGGGGAGATGgtgcaactcagcatccgctGAAGGTCTcttactgtaaaaaaaatatatacttttcatttaaaaagCTTGAATtccttttatatatatttatatgtattaatgtttttatgtttattacaCCGAAATAACAGTTGCGAGCGAATTTACAGGACTTAACCCAGtcttaaccattaagtaggccttaaGCAGATTTTATAGGCTCCTTCCATTCCAACGGAGATCTCCATGACATACCGTTCCACGTTCCAAGTACGCGATATACTCTGTCCATGGTAAAAGTGTGGGCCGTTGACAGCAGAGTCGATTCACTGGAGTAGTTTACATCGTAGGTGACGGATCAATAACTGGAGAAATACGAAGCGAAGCGAATCATTTTACGTTGTAAAGGCAGCTAGGTGGTGAGATGTGAAGTGTGTCATGTCTCTCGAAGATCCATTTTTTGTAGTGAAGGAGTAAGCTTTCTTATAATGATAACTATTTCGATCAAGGATCCTGTTAACCAACAGTCATTAACCATCAGCCAAAATTTGTCTTTTATCAATAAAGTGAGGTCACCAAAGCCTTGAATCGCACAAGGGGTTTGCATCACCATTGGGAACAACTGCATAGAGAAGGCATTGTTTTTTCCAAAGACGATTTGCAGAAAACCACCGCAGAGCTCAGAAATTCAATTAGGAGTATTGAGTGGGATTTAGAAGACCTTGAAGACACCATTGGTAATCTTTAATTCTCTTCCAATTAGATCAATAATAATTTTGAGTAAACAAACTTTCTTATAAAGTCTTTGGCTATAATtgaacagtttttttttttgcttttagaTTCTCATTTGACTAAATGTTGAATTTCTTAGTTTGCAATGTATTGTAGCTCCAAAAAGAATAGATAAGAAATTAGCTTTTTTATTCCCATTCTGCTATCAAATCTCTTAGTCTTAAGAAAAGCTTTGTACTTTCCAGTAGTCATTACTAATTTTCCTTTGTTGAAGCTATTGTCGAAAAGAATCCTAGTCGTTTCCGACTAAACAGCGCTGAAGTTGTCCAACGGAGATTTTTCGTTCAGCAAACTAGAGACGAGATTGGGAGTTTCAAAGAAAAGTTGCAAATCATGAGGGGCCAAGATTTTGATCATTCTGCGAGAAAGGTTTGTCTCTTTTATTATGGCGTGAGCAATAATTATTGTTCCCTTGTAATATATTAACTGCAAATTAAATCTGTTCATGGAAGTATGTTATTTTCGCCTTACATTTCAGCCGCTGCTCGAAAATGCAAGTCCGACACGAAAGGCACCAAAAAATACGTCCGCAGGGTACGTTCGCATCCCTATTGAGGTAAGGTGTCATACTACAACGATTTGTTAACTATGTTACCCAACTTAACGTTATAAAGGGAGATCGTGAGGATGACGATGATGACAATCAAGTGAAAAGCATAGTACAGCAGCAGGCATCGTTAGTGAAACAACAGGATGAACAACTAGTCTTGATATCTGGATCCGTAGGTACGTTGAAGAGTATGTCAAGACGTATCGGTCACGAACTTGATGAACAGGCACTGTGAGTTTAAATTTAATAGCGGAAATTACGCGAATCCAGTGCTCTTTTGAATGAAACTAATCACCGAATTCTTTCTCAGAATACTTGATGAAATGGGACATGAAATGGAAAACACCGATACAAAGATAGATTCGACATTAAAGAAAATGGCTAAGGTTCTTCGCATGTCGAACGGTACCAATGAAGTATACAGTCGAATAGCAATTTGAGTAAGCTCATTTATGATTTGTTTACCAGATCGCCGCCAGTGGATGGCCATAGGAGTTTTAACTGGGCTGATGGTTATTGTGATTATATTATTTTATGTTCTCTAAAGGGTCTTAGTTCATTATGTCATTAGAAAGTATTTCATTTTAGCTTTATTCGTGTATCCGAATTTGTTGTCTTTCAgaatttatatttattataaGCTATATTTTAAATGAGTGCCACATTTTTTCGATGTCCTGGTAGACTAATGTTATTGGACAATCTGTCAAATTGTGTGCGTGGCGTTGCCGTACACGAATAGATTCCTGCAGCAGGCAACTCATTCTGCATTCCACTTGTAAATTTTGTATTGCTCCATTTGCACGATTTTACTGTTTACGTCTGAATCATCTTTTTGCAAGGATCGTATATATACcgtttaaaacaaagaaaaattttaacttgcacatgtttttcttctgGATCCAATGATTCTTgaggttttcttttcttgttaaGGCCAGCCAAAAGAGTCTGTGTTTCCTCCTTTAAGCCTTCTTAAAATTTAACCAAATAAATTCCACAATTTCCACAAGGTCATTGCAGTAAGATTAAACTAATTACCCATCACACGAATTTTGACTTTGCCGCTTTGACCGAACGAACCTTCGATTATTCCCGATTCGCCTGTTGACAAGATAACCTTCAAGTTCACGAAAGGCTGAACATTTGTCTCTTTCTTCAGCAAATTTTTGCCGATAACCTCGAATGGTGAGGCCATGCGTTCAACAATACCTTCCTGTTATAATTTGTAGCTTTACTCATTAGAAATTAATAATCGCACATTTCTTACAACTTTTTGATGAACATTCCAGATATACTCACcctcgtttttgttttataaacCTTCAGGCGGGCGAGATCCCCTCTGTAGTTTTCTTCCCCAAAGATGAATTGAATGTTGCCTTTAAAAGCAATACGGCAAGCATTACTGTGAATATCAGTATCCAATTTGGAACCGATTACCAAGCTTTTCGGAACAACAGGGATGGGGTGATCGAATTCTAAGACGCCGAAGAAAAATTGCCCCCTGATAAATAATCAAATCAGTATTCCTATGTATCCTCTGATGATCTTAAATAACATGGATAACATGGATAAAATGGATAAAAATGCGTCCTTACTTTGCTTCTGCTATTTCTTCACAATAGCAATGTTCCATTTCAAAATCAAGGTTTTGAACTGCTGACTGAAAAAGATGCACTCGCGCCATGACTGTTTCGTGCCCGAGAGTAATATGGTATTTCGCCTTGTTCTTGATGGGTTGTTTGTAGTAAACCACTTTTTCTATATTTACTATTACTCCGTAAGCCATTGGTAGAGCCCCGGGCGTACACGCGATTCCCCTTTCAATTAATTTGGGATCAAACTGCGTGACACATATTCCTAACCGATCGCCTTGAAATGCATTGACAACTGCTTCGTGAAACATTTGCATGGACTTGATTTTTCGCGACAGTTTTAGCGTAGGTATCTCGATGGTCTGCAAATTGTACAACAAGATAAGCGAACTATCTTCTAACGGTGGATGATAGGTTTTATCAGTTCTTTCCAGTTTGTTGAAAAACACAATATACTCACATCATTAACTGATATTTTCCCTTGCAAGACTGTTCCAGTCATTACAGTTCCTTGTCCTTTTATGGAAAAACAATGATCAacagaaaacaagaaattacCCGATGCATCACGTTTTGGTATAAAGACGAGCTGTTTTAAGACTTCAATCAGATTAGATATGCTATTAGATGCCAATTCTGAAACATCGGGGAACGCTGATACCGGAACAATTGAGCAATCGTGGAATTTGGTGTTTTTCAGAGTCATGTGAATCTTTTTTGTCATCTAATTAAAAACGACGTTGAGAAGATGGCAACCAAAACATATTCACACAAGATGAGTGATGGATGTTGGATGACAATACCttttcaattgttggttgACGTTTGTTGTCAGGAATCATATCAATTTTGTTCAGAACAACTACCATTTGGTTACAGGTAATTTCTCCAATAACTAAGCATTCTGCTGTTTGTGTTTGCATTCCCTGAGGAAAAGTAAACATTTTCCATTGCCAATGACAATAACATTTGaataatattattttctttaatggCATTAAAGATTTTAGAAAGTAATACCTTTGTGATGTCAATTACCAACAACATCATGTCAATAATCTGGGCACCTATGAGCATGGATATGTAATAGATCAGATTTAGCTTTTCTAGAAATATTTATAGAAGATTTAAACAACCTCCAATGATTGTTTTAATGAGTGAGGCATGTCCAGGGCAATCAACTGTTTACCATTATTGAATGGAGTTACTATCCTGTGTGTATAAAATTGAACATTTAATTTTTACCTAATGTAAACTGAAGTTTAGAATAGGGTTCCAAACTTTTTCCTTTAACATGTTCAGGTAATTCAACGGAAAAAGAACTAAACCCTAAGTCAAGTGTGAttcctctttcttttgacTGTGGGTTTTTATCAAAACAAGCCGTGCTAGCCACCGAACTCAAAGCTTTAACCAATGTAGTCTTCCCGCTGTCAACATGACCCAAAACTCCTAAATTGAAATTAAGGACggacatttcttttgtttgataAGTCACCTACAATAACAGTTTATTATTAAGTCAACTATTTTTATTGGCGAAACCGAAAAAACACACTTTTTGTCGAAATATCTTAAAAATTTGATAAAACTGGAAGCAGCGTTGCGGAATTAAACTCTAGATTTCTTGAAAATTTATGCAAAAACTTGAAGCAAAATAGCTGGTGGATCAAacagaattaaaaattttgcagttcaaatattattagttaaagaaaaatgaaattcctGTTAGGCTGAAAAACCCTTTGCTGGAAAGCCCCCAGGTTATGTACGATAATTTGTTCTTCTGTACGTTGGTCAAACTGGCCAAGAACCGCTTTTCAAGGCAGTCAGCTCCGTTTGCTGTTGTCGTTCTGTCATGGCCGTTCTGTTCTAGATCGAGTTGCAACTTATTCGAGCATTATTTGAATTCGAAATTTGGGAAAAACGTGTTTGTGTCAAAACTAAGTTACGAATCCGGTGAGTAGTCGaggattttgttttctttctacgacttgtttgtttttgcagggagcaacatgaaaatatcaaaaacattttattgtagGGATTTATCATTTACAAGCCAACGTGTTaagtggtaaaaaaaaaacggttaaAGCACAAATTAACACTgtgtttctgtttttatttatttcgattttatttgcttttgaCAATTGGGGTGGAACTCTGGGAACGATTATACTTTTTAAGTTTTCGGGACGCAGAGCCTTAGGGTAAAGAAACTGAGAGTGGTACATTAACTTATTTGTTGCATTTCACTTTGAGGTTTGGGCATACAAGAACAGCAGCAGATGAAACATTTTTAGCCAGGGGCTACTTGGGTTCGGTAGTGAAAAACGATGAGCAACTCCTGCTGTCGGGTTTCGCTTCGGTATCATTTTGCTGACTGAA
The DNA window shown above is from Daphnia magna isolate NIES linkage group LG9, ASM2063170v1.1, whole genome shotgun sequence and carries:
- the LOC116930746 gene encoding syntaxin-6 isoform X2, whose amino-acid sequence is MSLEDPFFVVKDEVTKALNRTRGLHHHWEQLHREGIVFSKDDLQKTTAELRNSIRSIEWDLEDLEDTIAIVEKNPSRFRLNSAEVVQRRFFVQQTRDEIGSFKEKLQIMRGQDFDHSARKPLLENASPTRKAPKNTSAGYVRIPIEGDREDDDDDNQVKSIVQQQASLVKQQDEQLVLISGSVEYLMKWDMKWKTPIQR
- the LOC116930744 gene encoding selenocysteine-specific elongation factor isoform X2, whose amino-acid sequence is MSVLNFNLGVLGHVDSGKTTLVKALSSVASTACFDKNPQSKERGITLDLGFSSFSVELPEHVKGKSLEPYSKLQFTLVDCPGHASLIKTIIGGAQIIDMMLLVIDITKGMQTQTAECLVIGEITCNQMVVVLNKIDMIPDNKRQPTIEKMTKKIHMTLKNTKFHDCSIVPVSAFPDVSELASNSISNLIEVLKQLVFIPKRDASGNFLFSVDHCFSIKGQGTVMTGTVLQGKISVNDTIEIPTLKLSRKIKSMQMFHEAVVNAFQGDRLGICVTQFDPKLIERGIACTPGALPMAYGVIVNIEKVVYYKQPIKNKAKYHITLGHETVMARVHLFQSAVQNLDFEMEHCYCEEIAEAKGQFFFGVLEFDHPIPVVPKSLVIGSKLDTDIHSNACRIAFKGNIQFIFGEENYRGDLARLKVYKTKTREGIVERMASPFEVIGKNLLKKETNVQPFVNLKVILSTGESGIIEGSFGQSGKVKIRVMGLKEETQTLLAGLNKKRKPQESLDPEEKHVQVKIFLCFKRYIYDPCKKMIQT
- the LOC116930744 gene encoding selenocysteine-specific elongation factor isoform X1 gives rise to the protein MSVLNFNLGVLGHVDSGKTTLVKALSSVASTACFDKNPQSKERGITLDLGFSSFSVELPEHVKGKSLEPYSKLQFTLVDCPGHASLIKTIIGGAQIIDMMLLVIDITKGMQTQTAECLVIGEITCNQMVVVLNKIDMIPDNKRQPTIEKMTKKIHMTLKNTKFHDCSIVPVSAFPDVSELASNSISNLIEVLKQLVFIPKRDASGNFLFSVDHCFSIKGQGTVMTGTVLQGKISVNDTIEIPTLKLSRKIKSMQMFHEAVVNAFQGDRLGICVTQFDPKLIERGIACTPGALPMAYGVIVNIEKVVYYKQPIKNKAKYHITLGHETVMARVHLFQSAVQNLDFEMEHCYCEEIAEAKGQFFFGVLEFDHPIPVVPKSLVIGSKLDTDIHSNACRIAFKGNIQFIFGEENYRGDLARLKVYKTKTREGIVERMASPFEVIGKNLLKKETNVQPFVNLKVILSTGESGIIEGSFGQSGKVKIRVMEGLKEETQTLLAGLNKKRKPQESLDPEEKHVQVKIFLCFKRYIYDPCKKMIQT
- the LOC116930746 gene encoding syntaxin-6 isoform X1, which translates into the protein MSLEDPFFVVKDEVTKALNRTRGLHHHWEQLHREGIVFSKDDLQKTTAELRNSIRSIEWDLEDLEDTIAIVEKNPSRFRLNSAEVVQRRFFVQQTRDEIGSFKEKLQIMRGQDFDHSARKPLLENASPTRKAPKNTSAGYVRIPIEGDREDDDDDNQVKSIVQQQASLVKQQDEQLVLISGSVGTLKSMSRRIGHELDEQALILDEMGHEMENTDTKIDSTLKKMAKVLRMSNDRRQWMAIGVLTGLMVIVIILFYVL